The sequence CCGATAGAGAAGTTGGCCGTCAAGAGCCGGGAAGATCGGTCCGGGTAGGGCGAAGGGTACATGCGCTATTGGGACAGCTCGGCCATCGTGCCGCTGCTTGTGGCAGAACCGGGCAGCGACTTGGTGCGCGCCTGTCTGCGAGAGGACCCGCACATGGTGACGTGGGTGCTGAGCAGGCTCGAGCTCGCCGGAGCCGTGGAACGTCGCTCGCGCCAAGGCCTGCTCGACGGCACGGGACGCCGCGAGTTGCTCGACCGGCTGGCGACCCTGGCGGCCCACGCGGACGAAGTAACCGAGGTGCTGGCTGTGCGGCAGCACGCCCTGTTGCTGCTCGCGAGGCACGCGCTCCGCGCGGCCGATGCGGCGCAGCTGGCTGCAGCCTACCTCGCCTCGGAAGGCAATCCGAGTTCGCTCACGTTCGTTTGCCTGGATCGGGCACTTGCCCGTGCTGCCGAGCTCGAAGGTTTCGCCGTCTTGACGTGGGAGCGCTGAGGCGGCGCGCGGCGGAGCTGGCCGCACCCCACATGCTGGCAGTCAAGGGTCTGTGCGCGGCGCTCACCACAGCGCGAGTGGGCGGACCGGGGGAAGCCTAGGCTCTTTGTCCGGGCTGAGCACGACAACGAGCCTCGCGGATTTCGCAGGCGCAAGCTCGGTCCTGAATCCGATCATGCGCGTGTCCGGATTCGGGGCGTCGTGTTCCCTACGGGGTTTCGCCGTCTCAAAAAGCTCGAGCGTGGCGTTGCGCGGGCGCTGAACGCTCAGGACCAGACGCCGGCCCTTTCGCCGCAGGATCGCGCTTCGCTTGTTCCTGAGCGCTACCTTGGCGCGTGTCATCATCGCCCAGCGGACCGTGGTCCGACGTTTCAGCGTCTCGATTTCGTCCTGAACCAGGACCGCTCGGTCTCGAAGCAGCCCGACTCCGCGCTTCGCAGCGGCGAGCTGGGATCGGTAGGCCGGGCTCAGGTCGACGAGCGTATGGGGCATGGGGCCTTGGTCGGAGAATCCGATGATCGGAGCGTAAGCGTAGGCTCGCTGCTTCTTGCCATCCACGACAAGCGTGCTGTGGCTGAAATTGGTGTAACGAAAGATGTCCCAGCGCTGGCCGTCTTGTTGATAGTCCCACAGCCGGATGCCCTTTGATTCCAGATCGTGGTAGGACTGACCACCGAGGTCTTCTGCCCAACGCACCCCGTTCGCGTCCATGACAAAAGACCCGATGTCCATGTGACCATGGGGGGCCGCGGCCGAACCACCCTTCACAGCGGCGAAGGTCGCGTGCGAGCTCTTCCAGTCGCCACGATGGATGCCCACAGGTGTAATGCCGCCCCCCCTCCAATGCCTCG is a genomic window of Pseudomonadota bacterium containing:
- a CDS encoding type II toxin-antitoxin system VapC family toxin — its product is MRYWDSSAIVPLLVAEPGSDLVRACLREDPHMVTWVLSRLELAGAVERRSRQGLLDGTGRRELLDRLATLAAHADEVTEVLAVRQHALLLLARHALRAADAAQLAAAYLASEGNPSSLTFVCLDRALARAAELEGFAVLTWER
- a CDS encoding heparinase II/III-family protein, which translates into the protein MGIHRGDWKSSHATFAAVKGGSAAAPHGHMDIGSFVMDANGVRWAEDLGGQSYHDLESKGIRLWDYQQDGQRWDIFRYTNFSHSTLVVDGKKQRAYAYAPIIGFSDQGPMPHTLVDLSPAYRSQLAAAKRGVGLLRDRAVLVQDEIETLKRRTTVRWAMMTRAKVALRNKRSAILRRKGRRLVLSVQRPRNATLELFETAKPRREHDAPNPDTRMIGFRTELAPAKSARLVVVLSPDKEPRLPPVRPLALW